One part of the Tunicatimonas pelagia genome encodes these proteins:
- a CDS encoding RraA family protein, translating into MKQIAIIFFLFFWLPSAWGQTISVEQMKLYTPEWEGERFEDGRPKVADDVLERMKLVTHEEAWAVMKNAGFRHQYEEGWLCIHPDSTLIGRAFTAMFMPGRPDVYQAILDKGHTEGRIRGQNAWPIDELQPGDVYVADQFGAHEDGPTIGDNLANAIYANSGNGIVYNGAIRDIEGLEELDKFTSFVRSYHPSHHNPNHDQNTTLMGINVPINLGSVMVVPGDVILGKDGGVSVIPAHLAEKIVKTSEVVRLRDMFGHLRLREKKYTAGQIDSRWSDEIETDFSRWLEANLELLPVPKEQIQELLKERTW; encoded by the coding sequence ATGAAACAGATTGCTATTATTTTCTTTTTATTCTTCTGGCTACCGTCAGCTTGGGGGCAAACCATCTCGGTAGAACAAATGAAACTCTACACTCCCGAATGGGAGGGAGAGCGATTTGAAGATGGCCGTCCGAAGGTGGCTGACGATGTGTTAGAGCGGATGAAGCTAGTCACCCACGAAGAAGCCTGGGCAGTTATGAAAAATGCGGGGTTTCGGCATCAGTACGAAGAAGGCTGGCTCTGCATTCACCCGGATAGCACGTTAATTGGTCGGGCATTTACGGCCATGTTTATGCCTGGCCGCCCCGATGTGTACCAAGCTATTTTAGATAAAGGGCATACCGAAGGGCGTATTCGTGGTCAGAACGCTTGGCCGATTGATGAGCTTCAGCCAGGTGATGTTTACGTAGCTGACCAATTTGGGGCGCACGAGGACGGCCCGACTATTGGCGATAATTTAGCGAACGCTATTTACGCTAATTCGGGCAACGGGATTGTGTACAACGGAGCGATTCGGGATATTGAAGGGCTAGAAGAGTTAGACAAATTTACATCCTTCGTCAGAAGTTATCATCCCTCTCACCACAACCCTAATCACGACCAAAACACTACGCTGATGGGGATCAACGTGCCAATCAACCTGGGTTCGGTAATGGTTGTGCCGGGTGACGTGATTTTGGGCAAAGACGGTGGGGTATCCGTGATTCCCGCACATCTGGCGGAAAAGATAGTAAAGACCTCCGAAGTTGTTCGCTTGCGTGATATGTTCGGACACTTGCGGTTACGCGAGAAGAAATATACTGCCGGGCAAATTGATTCCCGCTGGTCAGACGAAATAGAAACCGATTTCTCCCGCTGGCTGGAAGCTAATCTTGAGCTGTTACCCGTTCCCAAAGAACAAATTCAAGAATTACTGAAAGAGAGAACTTGGTAA
- a CDS encoding SusD/RagB family nutrient-binding outer membrane lipoprotein: MNKLTILRYLPVLLLLVFACDDGFDELNTNVVDPTADDVDPVFQLNEAVINMSFPNSVLVYDMGIIQQIITPNSGVLTGANFNQDNRNSTEQIWRNYYRGVVRHTRDIISRISDDPERSNLLQMTRILQAHAFMILTDTYGDIPYFNGGKGNTELVLYPSYDAQSEIYPDILMELTEAATALDGSGEVETADVLYGGDIDQWRKYANSLILRGGMRLSKVDPTTAEQRVQQAFQAGIITDNSDNMVIRHDNNYRNETGRILNATEANNYYLAGPFVTYLQEMDDPRLRSIAVTYVDAASGPGQVLGPNGNGTSDPEVHIGMPVGNNDETARQAAAALGLDSFYEFAQADRERVVTQTTPMFMVTAAQNHLLLAEAASRGWVTGSAEELFHAGIRLHMEQMAAYDNDSVVPEEEIVAYIASNPLNDATALQQINDQYWVASFLNGPEAFANFRRSGFPNLDPNPFPGQDLINEEFIRRYTYPSSEIIVNTENVNAAIDRMGADILDTRVWWDVAQ, encoded by the coding sequence ATGAATAAGCTTACTATACTACGTTACTTACCCGTACTCTTGCTACTGGTATTTGCCTGTGATGATGGCTTCGATGAACTTAATACCAATGTAGTTGATCCAACGGCAGACGATGTTGATCCGGTGTTTCAGCTTAACGAAGCAGTCATCAATATGTCGTTTCCTAATTCTGTGCTGGTGTACGATATGGGAATTATCCAGCAGATCATCACTCCTAATTCGGGAGTGCTCACCGGAGCTAACTTCAATCAAGACAACCGTAATTCTACCGAACAAATCTGGCGGAACTATTATCGGGGAGTAGTTCGTCATACCCGCGACATTATTAGTCGTATCAGTGACGATCCAGAGCGAAGCAATTTGCTACAGATGACCCGCATTCTTCAAGCTCATGCTTTTATGATTCTCACCGACACCTACGGTGATATTCCGTACTTCAACGGTGGTAAGGGTAATACTGAACTTGTTCTGTACCCTAGCTACGATGCCCAGTCAGAAATCTATCCTGATATTTTAATGGAGCTTACCGAAGCTGCCACTGCGCTAGACGGTTCGGGAGAAGTTGAAACTGCTGATGTGCTTTATGGCGGTGATATAGATCAGTGGCGGAAGTACGCTAATTCGCTGATACTAAGAGGGGGGATGAGACTTTCCAAGGTAGATCCTACAACTGCCGAACAGCGCGTTCAGCAAGCTTTCCAGGCCGGGATAATCACGGACAATAGCGATAATATGGTCATTCGGCACGATAATAACTATCGCAACGAAACCGGACGCATCCTAAATGCTACCGAAGCTAACAATTACTATTTAGCTGGGCCGTTCGTCACCTATTTGCAAGAAATGGATGATCCCCGGTTACGGTCTATTGCGGTTACCTACGTAGATGCCGCTTCGGGTCCAGGACAAGTGCTGGGGCCGAATGGTAATGGTACCAGCGATCCTGAGGTTCATATCGGTATGCCCGTAGGCAATAACGATGAAACTGCCCGTCAGGCGGCCGCTGCACTAGGGTTGGATAGTTTCTACGAATTTGCCCAAGCTGACCGGGAGCGGGTAGTTACCCAGACAACCCCTATGTTCATGGTGACCGCCGCGCAAAATCACCTGTTATTAGCCGAGGCTGCTTCGCGAGGATGGGTTACGGGTTCGGCTGAAGAGCTGTTTCACGCCGGAATCCGCCTACACATGGAACAGATGGCTGCTTACGATAACGACTCAGTGGTACCGGAAGAAGAAATTGTGGCGTATATCGCTAGCAATCCGCTAAATGATGCTACAGCTTTACAGCAAATCAATGACCAGTATTGGGTTGCATCGTTTCTCAATGGCCCGGAAGCCTTTGCCAACTTCCGCCGTAGCGGCTTTCCCAATCTAGACCCTAACCCATTTCCGGGGCAAGATCTGATTAACGAAGAATTTATTCGTCGCTATACTTATCCCTCTTCGGAGATCATTGTGAACACCGAAAATGTCAATGCTGCCATTGATCGAATGGGGGCTGATATTCTCGATACCCGGGTATGGTGGGATGTGGCTCAATAA
- a CDS encoding SusC/RagA family TonB-linked outer membrane protein: MFTNNLMKLVFVLSIVGWVSLSAVEAQLIASTEATPTFKDTDPTQSAEKEQLTDLLQNLQEMYGASFMYERHLLQNQSVLASIDAEADLETNLKQILQPTKLRFKKIDNETYVIILADSAQEVRQVNKQPLRKSSGDSGMMLPSTSLTSSISVANWNGSVSSAVDRDISGTVTDEDNEPLPGVNVLAKNTTIGTITDVDGNYRLTIPDDAEVLVFSSVGYAAQEVAINGRSIVDLSMNPDVTELGEVVVTALGIEKDSRTLGYATSTVDPEEFTVNRTPNVMNALQGKIAGVNISGLGTGPGGTSKIRIRGQSSISGQNNPLIVINGVPIDNTNFGTNPGGNDDNALGNNGNGFTSDGGDGLNSINPDDIENMTVLKGAAAAALYGSRAKDGVIMITTKKGKGAKGIGVTYNLNYTNEQPLDFTDYQYEYGQGENGVRPTSPNPTSGQWSFGERIEPGMTQILFDGIEVPYVAQRDRIDKFFRNGQNVTNTVSIAAGGENGSLNLSLSNLSSQGIVPNNTFRRRTINLGFQYELSKKLSVTGAINYSNEHNENPPNVAQQDNTIPVALYNMANTMPLDLLDANKFNEDGDEFVYSRFRNRTNPYFTLSEQFQEIRRDRVFGNIAVKYDLADWIYVQGRIGQDYWSRDQSGNNYPTGQASRPRAPDGFVNGTFTQEARRFREINTDILVNAYREFGDFGLNVSAGGNIMYRRSDRNLVEVDDFVIRDLYTVENGRVKDPQYDLAERGVNSLYASAELSYRDMFYLTGTFRNDWFSTLSPENRSISYPSVSASYVFTESFNSSPGWLDFGKLRAAYAEVGSDTDVQPYSNVLFYEVRPNLFTTPDGVAQPVIQVDGNSIPNPDLRPMRANEAEIGLELQMFNSRVGLDVAVYQKTTSDQIVSAQVSEASGFDNTLINTGESRTRGFEFLLNLVLVQTEDFQWNISFNGMYNITEVLSLQTDSVGETITVGSHVFNGFLQQVVGQEIGQLAGFGYRRTPDGRQIFGDNGVALRTEDLVTFGSALPNWVGGITNSFNYKGISFSFLIDFKLGNMMMSGTNFNATRHGLHKMTLPGREGGVVGDGVVIADERVNSDGEVEIIYAENTTAADPQTYWEVVRSQQLVEPIVYDGGYWKLRQISLGYDFSRFLPESFPAKAVTLNFVANNVFIIQKWVPNIDPESFGFSSDNLVGLESTGLPTTRGLGFNLNVKF, encoded by the coding sequence ATGTTCACTAACAACCTGATGAAACTGGTTTTTGTACTCAGCATAGTGGGTTGGGTTAGTCTATCTGCTGTAGAAGCTCAATTGATTGCTTCCACAGAAGCGACTCCTACATTTAAGGATACTGACCCAACACAATCAGCTGAAAAAGAGCAGTTAACCGATCTGTTACAGAATCTTCAAGAGATGTATGGTGCCTCATTTATGTATGAGAGGCATCTCCTGCAAAATCAGTCAGTATTAGCTAGCATTGATGCTGAAGCTGACTTAGAAACTAACCTAAAGCAAATTTTGCAACCAACGAAGTTGCGTTTTAAGAAGATTGATAATGAGACCTACGTCATAATACTAGCTGATTCTGCCCAAGAGGTAAGGCAAGTTAATAAACAGCCTCTTCGCAAATCATCAGGTGATTCGGGGATGATGCTCCCCTCAACCTCGCTTACTTCGTCTATAAGCGTGGCAAATTGGAACGGGAGTGTTTCTAGCGCGGTAGACCGGGACATTTCTGGTACAGTGACCGACGAAGATAATGAGCCATTACCGGGAGTCAACGTATTGGCAAAAAATACAACGATAGGTACCATTACGGATGTTGATGGTAACTATCGGCTTACTATCCCCGATGATGCGGAGGTACTGGTATTTTCTTCCGTAGGATACGCTGCCCAAGAAGTAGCTATAAATGGTAGGTCTATTGTTGATTTATCGATGAATCCTGATGTGACGGAACTGGGTGAGGTAGTGGTAACAGCCTTAGGTATTGAGAAGGATTCCCGAACACTGGGTTACGCCACCTCGACGGTCGATCCAGAAGAATTTACGGTAAACCGAACCCCCAACGTAATGAATGCGCTTCAGGGTAAGATTGCGGGAGTAAATATTTCTGGTCTGGGTACCGGGCCGGGTGGAACTTCTAAAATACGTATCCGAGGGCAGTCCTCAATTTCAGGTCAAAACAATCCACTTATTGTGATTAATGGGGTTCCCATTGACAACACTAACTTTGGTACTAACCCTGGAGGTAATGATGACAATGCGCTCGGGAACAATGGAAACGGGTTTACTTCGGATGGTGGTGATGGGCTGAACAGTATCAACCCTGATGATATTGAGAATATGACGGTGCTGAAAGGGGCGGCAGCGGCAGCACTTTACGGTTCTCGGGCTAAAGATGGGGTAATCATGATTACCACTAAAAAGGGAAAAGGCGCCAAAGGAATTGGGGTTACCTATAATCTCAACTACACCAACGAGCAGCCGCTAGACTTTACGGATTATCAGTACGAGTACGGGCAGGGAGAAAACGGGGTACGACCAACTTCCCCCAACCCAACCTCAGGGCAGTGGTCGTTCGGTGAGCGTATTGAGCCAGGGATGACCCAAATTCTGTTCGATGGTATTGAAGTGCCTTACGTAGCTCAGCGGGACCGGATCGACAAGTTCTTTCGTAACGGGCAAAACGTGACCAACACCGTTTCTATTGCTGCGGGCGGCGAGAATGGGAGCCTAAACCTTTCGCTATCCAATCTCAGTAGCCAGGGTATTGTTCCGAACAATACCTTCCGACGCCGAACAATTAACTTGGGGTTTCAGTATGAGCTATCTAAAAAGTTGAGCGTAACCGGGGCAATCAACTACTCTAACGAGCATAATGAAAATCCGCCCAATGTGGCTCAACAAGATAACACCATTCCAGTAGCCTTGTACAACATGGCGAACACCATGCCACTCGACTTACTGGATGCTAATAAGTTTAATGAGGATGGTGACGAATTTGTGTATTCGCGCTTCCGTAACCGTACCAACCCCTATTTTACTTTATCAGAACAGTTTCAGGAGATTCGCCGGGATCGGGTCTTCGGAAATATCGCCGTGAAGTACGATCTGGCCGATTGGATCTACGTACAAGGCCGGATTGGTCAGGACTACTGGTCCCGCGATCAGTCCGGTAATAACTATCCTACCGGGCAAGCATCCCGACCTAGGGCACCTGATGGTTTTGTGAACGGAACATTTACCCAGGAAGCCCGTCGCTTCCGGGAGATTAACACCGATATACTGGTAAATGCCTACCGCGAATTCGGGGATTTTGGATTGAATGTTAGTGCCGGAGGAAATATCATGTACCGCCGTAGTGACCGTAACCTTGTAGAGGTTGACGACTTCGTGATTCGTGACTTGTATACGGTGGAAAACGGACGGGTGAAAGATCCTCAGTATGATCTGGCTGAACGAGGGGTGAACTCGCTGTACGCTTCGGCAGAACTATCGTATCGGGATATGTTTTATTTAACCGGAACATTCAGAAACGATTGGTTCTCTACCTTGTCCCCGGAGAACCGGAGCATTTCGTATCCATCGGTATCAGCCAGCTATGTGTTTACCGAGTCGTTTAATAGCTCACCGGGTTGGTTAGACTTTGGCAAGTTACGGGCCGCCTACGCCGAAGTAGGTAGTGATACCGATGTTCAGCCTTATTCTAACGTATTATTTTACGAGGTAAGGCCCAATCTTTTTACCACTCCCGATGGGGTAGCCCAGCCGGTGATTCAAGTTGATGGTAATAGTATTCCGAACCCTGACCTTCGTCCTATGCGAGCCAATGAAGCTGAAATTGGCTTAGAACTACAAATGTTTAACAGCCGGGTAGGGTTAGATGTAGCGGTGTACCAAAAAACGACTTCTGATCAAATCGTCAGCGCTCAAGTATCAGAAGCTTCCGGGTTTGACAATACGCTTATTAACACGGGCGAAAGCCGAACGCGTGGCTTTGAGTTTTTACTGAACTTGGTTCTAGTACAAACCGAAGACTTTCAGTGGAATATATCTTTCAACGGAATGTATAATATCACCGAAGTATTAAGCCTGCAAACTGATTCCGTTGGGGAAACCATTACTGTAGGAAGTCACGTATTTAACGGGTTTTTGCAGCAGGTAGTAGGGCAGGAGATCGGTCAATTGGCTGGCTTTGGCTACCGCCGCACACCCGATGGCCGTCAGATATTCGGCGACAACGGAGTAGCCCTGCGTACTGAAGACTTAGTCACTTTTGGTTCGGCTTTACCCAATTGGGTAGGGGGGATTACCAACTCGTTCAATTACAAAGGAATCAGCTTTTCATTTTTGATTGACTTCAAGCTAGGCAACATGATGATGTCGGGAACCAACTTCAACGCCACGCGCCACGGGTTGCATAAAATGACGTTGCCGGGCCGTGAAGGTGGGGTTGTTGGCGACGGAGTGGTGATTGCTGACGAAAGAGTAAATAGTGACGGAGAGGTAGAAATTATCTACGCTGAGAATACCACAGCAGCCGACCCTCAGACCTACTGGGAGGTGGTTCGTTCGCAGCAACTGGTCGAGCCTATTGTCTATGATGGTGGCTACTGGAAACTACGTCAGATTAGTCTGGGGTACGATTTCTCTCGCTTCTTACCCGAAAGCTTCCCCGCCAAAGCGGTTACGCTCAATTTTGTCGCCAATAATGTCTTTATTATCCAAAAGTGGGTTCCGAATATTGACCCCGAATCATTCGGATTTTCCTCAGATAACTTGGTAGGGTTGGAATCAACCGGACTGCCCACTACCCGAGGACTTGGTTTCAATTTAAACGTTAAATTCTAA
- a CDS encoding FecR domain-containing protein, whose translation MNHLAHQLINNPSFERWVRDPDNNQQDAEHWQQWLDSNPEHTEAVAEARALLLQISFQQQPVSAEQITDSWHNVSQRIATSETKTIRPLWLRWQYAASVSLLVCASVVVWYWLSGASTVYDTAYGETQAIELEDGTQVVLNGNSQLTIARNWLNKTQREVFLEGEAYFSVNRRTQNEQLVPFKVHTSNLRVKVLGTQFNVNSRRGQTQVVLDEGKVTVDIPEKEEATMQPGDYVMYSSESKEVTHRQVNPDIYTSWRKQQLILDDTPVSRIIRQLEDTYGVEFVLANEAVRHRRISSTGSISTEDLETVLIALSTLLQVKIEQENNVIYLYEN comes from the coding sequence TTGAACCACTTAGCACATCAATTAATTAATAACCCTTCTTTTGAACGGTGGGTGCGAGATCCGGATAACAATCAGCAGGACGCTGAACATTGGCAGCAATGGTTAGATTCCAACCCTGAGCATACCGAGGCGGTAGCCGAAGCCCGGGCGTTACTTCTACAAATTTCATTTCAACAGCAACCAGTATCTGCCGAGCAGATCACAGACTCTTGGCATAATGTATCGCAACGAATTGCGACTTCGGAAACCAAGACTATCCGACCATTATGGCTACGTTGGCAGTACGCAGCTTCGGTATCACTGTTGGTGTGTGCTTCTGTGGTAGTCTGGTATTGGTTATCGGGCGCATCAACCGTATACGATACAGCCTACGGCGAGACCCAAGCGATTGAGTTGGAGGATGGAACGCAGGTAGTACTGAACGGTAATTCTCAGCTTACCATTGCGCGAAACTGGCTCAATAAAACTCAGCGAGAAGTTTTTTTAGAGGGTGAGGCTTACTTCTCCGTCAATCGCCGTACTCAGAATGAGCAGCTAGTTCCCTTTAAGGTGCATACTTCAAACCTTCGGGTGAAAGTCTTAGGCACCCAATTTAATGTAAATAGCCGGAGAGGGCAGACGCAAGTTGTATTAGATGAAGGGAAAGTTACGGTAGATATTCCCGAAAAGGAAGAAGCTACCATGCAGCCCGGTGATTATGTAATGTACTCATCCGAAAGTAAAGAAGTGACTCATCGGCAAGTGAACCCTGACATCTACACATCCTGGCGGAAGCAACAACTCATTCTGGATGATACTCCGGTGAGTCGTATTATTCGTCAATTAGAAGATACCTACGGGGTAGAATTCGTACTAGCCAACGAAGCTGTTCGCCACCGCCGGATAAGCAGTACCGGGAGCATCTCCACGGAAGATCTAGAAACAGTACTTATAGCTTTGAGTACGTTGCTACAGGTTAAAATTGAGCAAGAAAATAACGTCATCTACCTATATGAGAATTAA
- a CDS encoding RNA polymerase sigma factor has translation MTAAHLQHLWILLKQGDYQAFETIYRQTYPIMYRYALRIIPGTSQADQSIQNVFVRVWESREHLAEVEKPQAYLLASLRRELLAEKKHSSKLVYLSDISPSFSYSPQDLRFQQEEVKLCQKSVARALNKLPERQREAIYLRFYEELPLQEVADIMNVRSQSVQNFVYRGLATLRDDETLQGIANVKLTDIEYAALIVSLLSGLSA, from the coding sequence ATGACAGCGGCCCACCTTCAGCATTTATGGATATTACTAAAGCAAGGCGATTATCAAGCATTTGAAACAATCTACCGCCAAACTTACCCCATTATGTACCGCTATGCTCTCCGTATCATTCCTGGTACATCGCAGGCCGACCAAAGCATTCAAAATGTATTTGTAAGAGTTTGGGAAAGCAGAGAACACTTAGCGGAAGTAGAAAAACCGCAAGCGTATCTGTTGGCTTCATTACGACGTGAGCTGTTAGCTGAAAAAAAACACAGTTCTAAACTTGTGTATCTCTCCGATATTTCTCCCTCATTTAGCTATTCTCCTCAAGATCTAAGATTCCAACAAGAGGAAGTAAAGTTATGCCAAAAGAGTGTAGCTCGGGCACTGAACAAGCTACCGGAAAGGCAGAGAGAGGCGATTTACCTTCGGTTTTACGAAGAGCTTCCGCTTCAGGAAGTGGCAGATATTATGAACGTCCGCTCACAGTCGGTGCAAAATTTTGTGTACCGAGGATTAGCTACTCTTCGGGACGATGAGACCTTACAAGGAATTGCCAATGTCAAGCTAACAGACATTGAGTATGCCGCTCTAATTGTTTCTTTGCTAAGCGGGTTATCAGCGTAA
- a CDS encoding beta-galactosidase trimerization domain-containing protein, whose product MYNRLFFLAAFLLSLFYQPTLAQWLPDHDFLTEKYDQLHASPTQEKFRKLAPMPAGVVYIQHPDEGEEEIRWHFRTMKELGYNSLKGIYPVSGWTVEQIQLLALEEGIIPWWYGQGGWEEITDELLKELKIDADLPMAEIREHPKMVEYQQNLLKDRVERTIAYLEKTGEQKALQSSFRAHDPTIGARGLDLTGEGKKLFLQWAEKQYGTIEQLNDAYNVHHANLKPAGGTVFQSWDDFAERWEQSNHRELRVKRDIMRFKADHAHSNIQQVTKKYQEFYPHAPFRAGGELGLFLPQSWYGVDLEGIAEVMKDGGTLYPSMHFSWHYGQVDNELVRPFYMQASFMADLFKGGWSAAWESTGGPQQFDGEKTSDEKGFYVDEGTITQFYLTQLASGFRGFGIWCWSIRSAGKEGGEYSLLDRNNQVTPRARKLGQIGQALDRYREELWEARKEPLVGVLYNWDNEGIWAAMSVRQRDAFRMRPIEARIGASRALINANVPFEYVTASDLRNGLAPRYPIIYLPAHLAINRDLLDILYDYVEQGGRLVMDMPSAWYDAYSKVLPTGKDSKFEKIFGVTLDDYQYSGFNRSFKLDSLDIKGTFVHMTPTTAQVKDYFDHGKPAITENRVGEGTAVVIGYDASLMTFELGNTLAEKMLLDYTLGNYASPYACDDAIVYRLAAPDADHYVLVNDGTQTQVQLDTKDFQYQSVEDAITGETLELGAAIALPAHNARWLRLVK is encoded by the coding sequence ATGTACAATCGCTTATTTTTTCTAGCCGCATTCTTATTATCACTTTTTTACCAACCTACACTGGCCCAGTGGCTGCCTGATCACGATTTTTTAACCGAAAAGTACGATCAGCTTCATGCTTCGCCCACGCAGGAAAAATTCCGAAAGCTGGCTCCGATGCCCGCCGGAGTAGTCTACATTCAGCATCCCGATGAAGGGGAAGAGGAAATTCGCTGGCATTTCCGTACGATGAAGGAGTTGGGGTACAACTCCCTGAAAGGAATCTATCCGGTTAGCGGCTGGACGGTAGAGCAGATACAGTTACTCGCTCTGGAAGAAGGAATTATCCCTTGGTGGTACGGGCAGGGTGGTTGGGAAGAAATTACTGATGAACTGCTTAAAGAGCTAAAAATTGATGCTGATCTACCGATGGCTGAAATTAGGGAACACCCGAAGATGGTAGAGTATCAGCAGAATTTGCTCAAAGATCGGGTGGAGCGCACCATTGCATATTTGGAAAAAACTGGAGAACAGAAAGCTTTACAAAGCAGCTTTCGCGCACATGACCCTACTATTGGTGCGCGAGGGTTGGATTTGACCGGAGAGGGTAAAAAGCTATTTCTTCAATGGGCTGAAAAGCAGTACGGAACCATTGAACAGTTAAATGATGCTTACAACGTTCATCACGCCAATTTGAAACCCGCTGGGGGCACCGTTTTCCAGTCGTGGGATGATTTTGCTGAACGCTGGGAGCAATCCAATCATCGGGAACTGCGGGTTAAGCGGGATATTATGCGCTTTAAAGCCGATCACGCCCACAGTAATATTCAGCAGGTAACGAAGAAGTACCAGGAGTTCTACCCCCACGCTCCGTTTCGGGCCGGAGGTGAACTGGGATTGTTTCTGCCCCAGTCGTGGTACGGAGTAGATTTGGAAGGCATTGCCGAAGTGATGAAAGACGGGGGCACGCTGTATCCATCCATGCATTTTTCCTGGCATTACGGACAAGTAGATAACGAGCTGGTTCGTCCGTTTTACATGCAAGCTTCGTTTATGGCCGATTTATTCAAAGGCGGTTGGTCGGCTGCTTGGGAGAGTACCGGCGGCCCTCAGCAGTTTGACGGCGAAAAGACGAGTGATGAGAAAGGCTTTTACGTAGACGAAGGTACGATCACGCAGTTTTACCTTACCCAATTAGCATCAGGTTTCCGAGGATTTGGTATTTGGTGCTGGAGCATCCGCAGCGCGGGAAAGGAAGGCGGAGAGTATAGTTTACTGGATCGGAATAATCAGGTGACCCCTCGGGCTCGTAAGCTCGGCCAGATTGGCCAGGCACTAGATCGCTATCGTGAAGAGCTGTGGGAAGCCCGAAAGGAACCACTAGTGGGCGTGTTGTATAATTGGGACAACGAAGGCATTTGGGCGGCAATGTCGGTTCGCCAGCGCGATGCCTTCCGGATGCGCCCGATTGAAGCCCGGATTGGGGCGAGTCGCGCGTTGATTAATGCCAATGTGCCCTTTGAGTACGTTACGGCCAGCGATTTACGTAATGGCTTAGCCCCTCGCTACCCAATTATATACTTACCTGCCCACTTAGCGATTAACCGCGATCTGCTAGATATTTTGTACGACTACGTGGAACAAGGTGGACGACTAGTAATGGATATGCCCTCGGCTTGGTACGATGCTTACTCTAAAGTACTACCTACTGGCAAAGATTCTAAATTTGAGAAGATTTTTGGCGTGACGCTAGACGACTATCAGTATTCTGGATTTAACCGCAGTTTCAAACTGGATAGCCTGGACATCAAAGGCACCTTTGTGCATATGACTCCTACTACCGCCCAGGTAAAAGACTACTTTGATCACGGGAAACCCGCTATTACAGAAAACCGAGTAGGGGAGGGGACGGCGGTAGTTATTGGCTACGATGCTTCACTCATGACTTTTGAACTGGGGAATACGTTAGCGGAGAAAATGTTGCTGGACTACACCTTAGGCAATTACGCATCGCCTTACGCTTGCGACGATGCCATTGTCTACCGTCTGGCTGCGCCCGATGCCGATCACTACGTATTGGTGAACGACGGCACCCAAACCCAAGTGCAACTGGATACCAAAGACTTTCAATACCAATCTGTTGAAGACGCTATCACTGGGGAAACGTTAGAATTAGGTGCTGCTATTGCATTGCCAGCGCATAACGCTCGCTGGTTGCGGTTGGTGAAGTAA